From a region of the Lactuca sativa cultivar Salinas chromosome 4, Lsat_Salinas_v11, whole genome shotgun sequence genome:
- the LOC111882480 gene encoding crossover junction endonuclease EME1B isoform X1 — MSNPIPVNIISDDDTTPLQFKSKKQRISFDSNATTVFIIDDDPTPRKPSPSPSAASTPSVVPETPSVAPETPSVVPETPMVESPQSYVPIVRGNNAVSDPQPRFSSSPNPKPSGLICLESDEECEGFGSFPEKLNESTSLTLEVENNLEIPSTCSKSFMLQDSSCLSPMLEELPKASQVSDHSGEEDDIEDPTSEAKGKYVNKKWSEGKTSEEEKDHLMNEKKPQKEESFKAYVPLVRCNNSMSSSNPKPSGLICLESDDESEGFENFPEKLKESTSLPCSKSSILQDNSCFPYMLEDEPPQVSCFSGEDDIENSTIKNISPKGKKTKGNNVNKKRSNGGVTKEEKARLMNEKKQQKEQEKLQKLALKAQAAEMKKMQKDIQNYEKGKFAQKSIVAQIDTKVIEQGSIGGQLLTRFAEKGIQYRITSNAVEKSIIWNMSVPQHITHALTRGTEIPYVLVIFEAEEFCKLVMDDETSSFMDHVTRVQSMYPSHTICYLTNRLTSYINKREQEHYKNPGNHSGWRRPPVEQMLSNLTTHFVGVHSRLCTDESELAEHVVGLTSSLASCQFRKKLTRLSVNANNGTLIPKDADRFLIKKNIWLKALIAIPKVQPRAAIAIWKKYPTMKSLLTVYMDPTKSEHEKEFLLENLKTEGVVGDNRRLGEICSKRIYRILMAERGTTKTDDVENGADFFSPQSSQKVKSMF; from the exons ATGTCTAACCCTATACCGGTGAACATAATCTCCGACGACGACACAACCCCACTTCAGTTTAAATCCAAGAAGCAAAGAATTAGTTTTGATTCGAACGCTACAACAGTCTTCATTATCGATGACGACCCAACTCCTCGCAAGCCATCGCCAAGTCCCTCCGCTGCTTCGACGCCTTCAGTCGTACCCGAGACGCCATCAGTTGCACCGGAgacgccttcagttgttccagaGACGCCCATGGTGGAATCTCCACAATCATATGTTCCAATAGTCAGAGGCAACAATGCTGTGTCGGATCCCCAACCCAGATTCTCTTCATCTCCCAATCCTAAGCCCTCAG GATTGATATGTTTAGAATCTGATGAGGAATGTGAAGGGTTTGGGAGCTTCCCTGAAAAACTCAATGAGTCAACATCACTTACTCTAGAAGTGGAAAACAATTTAGAAATTCCTTCTACATGTTCAAAATCCTTTATGTTACAGG ATAGCTCTTGTTTATCACCTATGTTAGAAGAACTACCTAAG GCTAGTCAGGTTTCTGATCATTCTGGAGAAGAAGATGATATTGAGGATCCAACAAGTGAAGCAAAGGGTAAATATGTAAATAAGAAATGGAGTGAAGGAAAGACaagtgaagaagaaaaagatcATTTGATGAATGAAAAGAAACCACAAAAGGAGGAATCCTTTAAAGCATATGTTCCATTAGTGAGATGCAACAATTCTATGTCATCTTCCAATCCTAAGCCCTCTG GATTGATATGTTTAGAATCCGATGATGAATCCGAAGGATTTGAGAACTTCCCTGAAAAATTAAAAGAATCTACATCACTTCCATGTTCAAAATCCTCAATCTTACAGG ACAACTCTTGTTTCCCGTATATGTTAGAAGATGAACCACCTCAG GTCTCCTGTTTTTCTGGAGAAGATGACATTGAGAATTCGACAATTAAAAACATTAGTCCAAAAGGTAAAAAAACAAAGGGTAATAATGTAAATAAGAAAAGGAGTAATGGCGGAGTTACTAAGGAAGAAAAAGCTCGTTTGATGAATGAAAAGAAACAACAAAAGGAG CAAGAGAAGTTACAAAAATTAGCTCTCAAGGCACAAGCTGCAGAGATGAAGAAAATGCAAAAAGACATTCAAAATTATGAAAAAGGAAAGTTTGCTCAAAAATCCATTGTAGCTCAAATCGACACTAAAGTAATAGAACAAGGCTCAATTGGAG GACAACTGCTTACACGTTTTGCTGAAAAAGGAATTCAATATCGTATCACTTCAAATGCTGTTGAAAAGTCGATTATTTGGAACATGTCTGTTCCACAACATATCACACAT GCGTTGACTCGTGGGACTGAAATCCCATatgttttggtgatttttgagGCTGAAGAGTTTTGCAAACTTGTGATGGATGATGAAACTTCTTCATTTATGGATCATGTGACACGTGTTCAATCCATGTATCCATCTCATACCATTTGTTACCTCACAAATAGGCTTACGTCATACATCAACAAGAG GGAACAAGAACACTACAAGAACCCTGGAAATCATAGCGGGTGGAGGCGTCCACCTGTGGAACAG ATGTTGTCAAATCTAACAACACACTTTGTTGGAGTCCATTCAAGATTATGCACAGATGAATCCGAATTAGCTGAACATGTTGTAGGTCTAACATCCAGCCTCGCCTCTTGCCAGTTTAG GAAGAAGCTTACACGTTTATCGGTCAATGCTAATAATGGTACCCTTATTCCCAAAGATGCTGACCGATTTCTAATAAAAAAGAACATTTG GTTAAAAGCGTTAATAGCTATCCCAAAGGTACAACCACGTGCTGCCATAGCAATATGGAAGAAGTATCCAACCATGAAGTCACTCTTGACTGTGTATATGGATCCAACAAAATCA GAGCACGAGAAAGAGTTTTTACTTGAGAATTTGAAAACGGAAGGAGTGGTTGGAGATAACAGAAGATTAGGAGAGATTTGTTCCAAGAGAATTTACCGGATATTAATGGCTGAACGTGGGACCACCAAAACCGATGATGTGGAAAATGGTGCTGATTTCTTTAGTCCTCAATCATCACAAAAAGTAAAATCTATGTTTTAA
- the LOC111882480 gene encoding crossover junction endonuclease EME1B isoform X2, which translates to MSNPIPVNIISDDDTTPLQFKSKKQRISFDSNATTVFIIDDDPTPRKPSPSPSAASTPSVVPETPSVAPETPSVVPETPMVESPQSYVPIVRGNNAVSDPQPRFSSSPNPKPSGLICLESDEECEGFGSFPEKLNESTSLTLEVENNLEIPSTCSKSFMLQDSSCLSPMLEELPKVSDHSGEEDDIEDPTSEAKGKYVNKKWSEGKTSEEEKDHLMNEKKPQKEESFKAYVPLVRCNNSMSSSNPKPSGLICLESDDESEGFENFPEKLKESTSLPCSKSSILQDNSCFPYMLEDEPPQVSCFSGEDDIENSTIKNISPKGKKTKGNNVNKKRSNGGVTKEEKARLMNEKKQQKEQEKLQKLALKAQAAEMKKMQKDIQNYEKGKFAQKSIVAQIDTKVIEQGSIGGQLLTRFAEKGIQYRITSNAVEKSIIWNMSVPQHITHALTRGTEIPYVLVIFEAEEFCKLVMDDETSSFMDHVTRVQSMYPSHTICYLTNRLTSYINKREQEHYKNPGNHSGWRRPPVEQMLSNLTTHFVGVHSRLCTDESELAEHVVGLTSSLASCQFRKKLTRLSVNANNGTLIPKDADRFLIKKNIWLKALIAIPKVQPRAAIAIWKKYPTMKSLLTVYMDPTKSEHEKEFLLENLKTEGVVGDNRRLGEICSKRIYRILMAERGTTKTDDVENGADFFSPQSSQKVKSMF; encoded by the exons ATGTCTAACCCTATACCGGTGAACATAATCTCCGACGACGACACAACCCCACTTCAGTTTAAATCCAAGAAGCAAAGAATTAGTTTTGATTCGAACGCTACAACAGTCTTCATTATCGATGACGACCCAACTCCTCGCAAGCCATCGCCAAGTCCCTCCGCTGCTTCGACGCCTTCAGTCGTACCCGAGACGCCATCAGTTGCACCGGAgacgccttcagttgttccagaGACGCCCATGGTGGAATCTCCACAATCATATGTTCCAATAGTCAGAGGCAACAATGCTGTGTCGGATCCCCAACCCAGATTCTCTTCATCTCCCAATCCTAAGCCCTCAG GATTGATATGTTTAGAATCTGATGAGGAATGTGAAGGGTTTGGGAGCTTCCCTGAAAAACTCAATGAGTCAACATCACTTACTCTAGAAGTGGAAAACAATTTAGAAATTCCTTCTACATGTTCAAAATCCTTTATGTTACAGG ATAGCTCTTGTTTATCACCTATGTTAGAAGAACTACCTAAG GTTTCTGATCATTCTGGAGAAGAAGATGATATTGAGGATCCAACAAGTGAAGCAAAGGGTAAATATGTAAATAAGAAATGGAGTGAAGGAAAGACaagtgaagaagaaaaagatcATTTGATGAATGAAAAGAAACCACAAAAGGAGGAATCCTTTAAAGCATATGTTCCATTAGTGAGATGCAACAATTCTATGTCATCTTCCAATCCTAAGCCCTCTG GATTGATATGTTTAGAATCCGATGATGAATCCGAAGGATTTGAGAACTTCCCTGAAAAATTAAAAGAATCTACATCACTTCCATGTTCAAAATCCTCAATCTTACAGG ACAACTCTTGTTTCCCGTATATGTTAGAAGATGAACCACCTCAG GTCTCCTGTTTTTCTGGAGAAGATGACATTGAGAATTCGACAATTAAAAACATTAGTCCAAAAGGTAAAAAAACAAAGGGTAATAATGTAAATAAGAAAAGGAGTAATGGCGGAGTTACTAAGGAAGAAAAAGCTCGTTTGATGAATGAAAAGAAACAACAAAAGGAG CAAGAGAAGTTACAAAAATTAGCTCTCAAGGCACAAGCTGCAGAGATGAAGAAAATGCAAAAAGACATTCAAAATTATGAAAAAGGAAAGTTTGCTCAAAAATCCATTGTAGCTCAAATCGACACTAAAGTAATAGAACAAGGCTCAATTGGAG GACAACTGCTTACACGTTTTGCTGAAAAAGGAATTCAATATCGTATCACTTCAAATGCTGTTGAAAAGTCGATTATTTGGAACATGTCTGTTCCACAACATATCACACAT GCGTTGACTCGTGGGACTGAAATCCCATatgttttggtgatttttgagGCTGAAGAGTTTTGCAAACTTGTGATGGATGATGAAACTTCTTCATTTATGGATCATGTGACACGTGTTCAATCCATGTATCCATCTCATACCATTTGTTACCTCACAAATAGGCTTACGTCATACATCAACAAGAG GGAACAAGAACACTACAAGAACCCTGGAAATCATAGCGGGTGGAGGCGTCCACCTGTGGAACAG ATGTTGTCAAATCTAACAACACACTTTGTTGGAGTCCATTCAAGATTATGCACAGATGAATCCGAATTAGCTGAACATGTTGTAGGTCTAACATCCAGCCTCGCCTCTTGCCAGTTTAG GAAGAAGCTTACACGTTTATCGGTCAATGCTAATAATGGTACCCTTATTCCCAAAGATGCTGACCGATTTCTAATAAAAAAGAACATTTG GTTAAAAGCGTTAATAGCTATCCCAAAGGTACAACCACGTGCTGCCATAGCAATATGGAAGAAGTATCCAACCATGAAGTCACTCTTGACTGTGTATATGGATCCAACAAAATCA GAGCACGAGAAAGAGTTTTTACTTGAGAATTTGAAAACGGAAGGAGTGGTTGGAGATAACAGAAGATTAGGAGAGATTTGTTCCAAGAGAATTTACCGGATATTAATGGCTGAACGTGGGACCACCAAAACCGATGATGTGGAAAATGGTGCTGATTTCTTTAGTCCTCAATCATCACAAAAAGTAAAATCTATGTTTTAA